In a single window of the Gemmatimonadaceae bacterium genome:
- a CDS encoding DUF2238 domain-containing protein — protein MHGKRVNAVRRFGDRIPHILLTVYVLLFIWGAIGPYDRAVWWAENIPIVLVVLALVVLYLRGVRLSPLAYILMSILPYVHTIGGHYTFERVPFDWFNRAFGFERNMYDRIGHFSVGFYAFGIAEYLIVRKRLSVAMASLFAIFAISFVAMSYELIEWVYAAYGGNAEAGADFLGSQGDIWDAQKDMLMDTLGAVAAILLYLVLRAAHHRSAHALMLIAAAFFASGCVLSVNPVVAESDATFEPGLLGIWEEVGGSDRAVVSRGAGNTYGIEYTTDGKATKLEGRLGRLGSRVILDVWPAAPGSSAQDLYSGFTIPGHALVALDVASNEVRISLLEPDSLLVRLQSGDVQLEHARMEDRPILQGTTERLRAVLAPYLSRPGSLSEPAAWRRVGSPDSKPAPSRVDVPCFEASAWRAADKLFRVDPHWVGADVASTVDLGGGRILWLFGDSWIDPSGTAKRRGARMVSNSVAIQTGTDPSTAAIKFYWGRASDGKPAPLFPDSGGESLWFGNGIRVRERLVLFFARTVRGATEAAGGLGFEHVGWHAVMIENPDDEPSAWRVRSLETPANPLGVLLGYADVIQLGEHVYALGSQNPVKSHPIYAARWRADEVRRGNLLNPEWWAGERVGWVPDSSSVQRYPIFENGRSELSVHLDPATQRFIGVQSLTFGPSDVMLRAASALTGPWTAPRMVYRPPEYYRPNVAIYAGKGHPELTGADLVLTYVNSSFHFPDLFTDADTYYPRFVRLTRCR, from the coding sequence GTGCACGGAAAGCGAGTAAACGCGGTGCGGAGATTCGGCGATCGCATCCCGCACATCCTGCTCACCGTTTACGTATTGCTCTTCATCTGGGGAGCGATCGGTCCGTATGACCGTGCGGTATGGTGGGCGGAGAACATCCCCATCGTCCTGGTCGTGCTGGCGCTCGTCGTTCTGTACCTGCGCGGCGTGAGGCTCTCCCCCCTTGCCTACATTCTGATGTCGATCCTCCCGTACGTGCATACTATCGGAGGGCACTACACGTTCGAGCGGGTACCGTTCGATTGGTTCAACCGCGCCTTCGGGTTCGAGCGGAACATGTACGACCGGATCGGCCACTTCAGCGTGGGCTTCTACGCGTTCGGCATTGCCGAATACCTGATCGTCAGGAAGCGGCTGAGCGTGGCGATGGCAAGTCTTTTCGCCATCTTCGCGATCAGCTTCGTCGCGATGTCGTACGAGCTGATCGAGTGGGTGTACGCCGCGTATGGCGGCAACGCCGAAGCGGGAGCGGACTTTCTGGGCAGTCAGGGTGACATCTGGGACGCTCAGAAGGACATGCTGATGGACACGCTGGGCGCGGTCGCGGCGATCCTGCTCTATCTCGTGCTTCGCGCGGCGCATCATCGCTCCGCGCATGCTTTGATGCTCATTGCCGCCGCGTTCTTCGCGAGCGGATGCGTGCTCTCCGTCAACCCGGTCGTCGCGGAATCGGACGCGACGTTCGAGCCCGGTCTGCTCGGCATCTGGGAGGAGGTTGGCGGCTCTGACCGAGCGGTGGTCTCACGCGGTGCCGGCAACACATACGGGATCGAGTATACGACCGACGGAAAGGCGACCAAGCTGGAGGGACGGCTCGGCCGACTTGGCAGCAGGGTGATACTCGACGTGTGGCCGGCTGCACCGGGCAGCAGCGCACAAGATCTCTACTCGGGGTTCACCATACCCGGGCATGCCTTGGTGGCTCTGGATGTCGCGTCGAACGAGGTCCGCATTTCGCTGCTGGAGCCCGACTCGCTGCTCGTGCGCCTCCAGTCGGGCGACGTTCAGCTGGAGCACGCGCGCATGGAAGATCGACCAATTCTCCAGGGCACCACGGAGCGGCTTCGCGCGGTGCTCGCACCATATCTGAGTCGGCCAGGCAGTCTGTCAGAGCCCGCCGCATGGCGACGCGTGGGCTCACCCGACTCGAAGCCGGCCCCAAGCCGCGTAGACGTGCCGTGTTTCGAGGCGTCAGCGTGGCGCGCAGCCGACAAGCTCTTTCGTGTGGATCCGCATTGGGTGGGCGCGGACGTCGCATCGACCGTCGATCTTGGTGGCGGCCGCATTCTATGGCTGTTCGGCGACAGTTGGATCGATCCGTCAGGCACCGCCAAGCGCCGCGGCGCACGGATGGTAAGCAACAGCGTAGCGATTCAAACGGGCACTGACCCGAGCACCGCGGCGATCAAGTTTTACTGGGGCAGGGCGTCCGACGGAAAACCGGCGCCGCTGTTTCCGGACAGCGGCGGGGAATCGTTGTGGTTCGGTAACGGCATTCGCGTGCGGGAACGACTGGTGTTGTTCTTCGCGCGCACAGTACGCGGCGCAACGGAGGCCGCCGGCGGGCTCGGCTTCGAGCACGTCGGGTGGCATGCGGTGATGATAGAAAATCCCGACGACGAGCCGTCCGCCTGGCGAGTGCGATCACTCGAGACACCCGCAAACCCATTGGGCGTTCTCCTGGGGTATGCCGACGTGATACAACTCGGCGAGCACGTGTATGCGTTGGGGTCACAGAACCCGGTGAAATCGCACCCGATATACGCCGCGCGCTGGCGCGCTGATGAGGTTAGGCGGGGGAATCTGCTCAATCCGGAATGGTGGGCGGGGGAACGGGTCGGATGGGTTCCGGACTCATCGAGCGTGCAGCGCTATCCGATCTTCGAGAACGGGCGGTCAGAGCTCTCGGTGCATCTGGACCCTGCGACGCAGCGCTTCATCGGCGTGCAATCTCTTACCTTCGGTCCGTCAGATGTCATGTTGCGCGCAGCGTCCGCCCTCACCGGGCCTTGGACCGCACCGCGCATGGTGTACCGCCCGCCGGAATACTACCGGCCGAATGTCGCGATCTATGCGGGCAAAGGCCACCCGGAGCTGACCGGTGCGGATCTCGTGTTGACGTATGTCAACAGCTCGTTTCACTTCCCCGATCTCTTCACGGACGCCGACACGTACTATCCCCGCTTCGTACGCCTCACGCGCTGTCGCTGA
- a CDS encoding MOSC domain-containing protein codes for MNELGHVRELVRYPVKSMAGTAMESAFLGWHGLAGDRRFAFRRIGNDTGFPWLNASKVAELLLYQPFGLDETTGQPLPTHVRTPAGRELELRSDELQSEIAERFGSGVELMQNRHGMFDDASISVISTATIAGIGDEAGLDLDRRRFRANIVLETRDREPFLEDAWVGGTLLFGNSDPQPAVRVTVRDMRCMMINLDPDTATQDARVLKTVVRLNGNNAGVYGTVLQPGTIRVGEPVSFVPDGRRGD; via the coding sequence ATGAATGAGCTCGGGCACGTCCGCGAACTCGTGCGGTATCCGGTCAAGTCCATGGCCGGCACGGCGATGGAGTCGGCATTCCTCGGCTGGCACGGGCTCGCGGGCGATCGGCGCTTCGCCTTCCGCCGCATCGGAAACGACACCGGCTTTCCGTGGCTGAACGCCAGCAAGGTCGCCGAGCTTTTGCTGTACCAGCCGTTCGGACTCGACGAGACCACCGGCCAGCCGCTGCCAACCCACGTGCGCACTCCCGCGGGGCGGGAGCTGGAACTTCGGAGTGATGAGCTGCAAAGCGAAATCGCCGAGCGTTTCGGGAGCGGCGTAGAGCTGATGCAGAACAGACACGGAATGTTCGACGATGCCTCGATATCGGTGATCAGCACGGCGACCATTGCCGGAATCGGTGACGAGGCGGGTTTGGACCTGGACCGCAGGCGTTTCCGCGCCAACATCGTGCTGGAGACCCGGGATCGCGAACCGTTTCTCGAGGACGCGTGGGTGGGCGGAACGTTGCTGTTCGGTAACAGCGATCCACAGCCGGCCGTGAGGGTGACGGTGCGCGACATGCGATGCATGATGATCAACCTGGATCCGGACACCGCTACGCAGGATGCGCGGGTGCTGAAGACAGTCGTCCGGCTGAACGGGAACAACGCGGGCGTGTACGGCACGGTGCTGCAACCGGGCACGATCCGCGTCGGCGAGCCGGTGAGCTTCGTGCCGGACGGGCGGCGCGGTGATTGA
- a CDS encoding protein-L-isoaspartate(D-aspartate) O-methyltransferase translates to MNGRAKTAFLFLGVVASGCQGNPAQESLPTRTAAMDARAEERSLMVEHQLRARGIRNPTVLAAMARVPRHRFVAEQYRDLAYADQPLPIGLEQTISQPYIVAYMTEAAAISSGDRVLEIGTGSGYQAAVLAELARDVYTIEILPELATRARAVLEELGYRNVHLRTGDGYVGWPDHAPFDAILVTAAPDHVPPALVQQLAIGARMVIPVGTGEQEMRIITKTANGVIEEKTLPVRFVPLVRPHQTR, encoded by the coding sequence ATGAACGGACGCGCGAAGACAGCCTTCCTGTTCCTCGGCGTGGTTGCGTCGGGATGTCAGGGGAACCCAGCGCAGGAATCCCTTCCGACTCGCACCGCCGCGATGGATGCGCGCGCGGAGGAGCGCAGCCTGATGGTTGAACATCAGCTGCGCGCCCGGGGAATTCGTAATCCGACCGTGCTTGCCGCGATGGCACGCGTCCCGCGCCACCGATTCGTCGCTGAGCAGTATCGCGACCTCGCGTACGCGGACCAGCCGCTGCCGATCGGGCTGGAGCAGACGATTTCGCAACCGTACATCGTGGCCTACATGACCGAGGCAGCAGCGATATCGTCCGGAGATCGCGTGCTCGAGATCGGGACGGGCTCAGGCTACCAGGCAGCAGTTCTCGCTGAGCTGGCGCGCGATGTTTATACCATCGAGATACTGCCTGAGCTGGCCACGCGCGCTCGCGCCGTGCTCGAAGAGCTCGGCTATCGTAACGTGCACCTGCGTACCGGCGACGGATACGTCGGGTGGCCGGACCACGCGCCGTTCGACGCGATCCTCGTCACCGCCGCGCCGGATCATGTACCGCCCGCGCTCGTGCAGCAGCTCGCCATCGGTGCACGAATGGTGATTCCGGTCGGCACCGGGGAGCAGGAGATGCGGATCATCACGAAGACGGCGAATGGAGTCATCGAGGAGAAGACGCTGCCCGTGCGGTTCGTGCCGCTCGTGCGCCCGCACCAAACGCGGTAA
- a CDS encoding ATP-dependent 6-phosphofructokinase — protein sequence MATDVRTIAILTGGGDVPGLNPAIRAITIRALREGHRVIGVRRGWAGLVDYSREAGADNSANVRELSEAIVNRAGRTGGTFLHTSRMRPSHLPRERIPPHLTGYDQPINDITKDVLRNLEHIGVDVLIPIGGDDTLSYAKRLHDEGVHIVAIPKTMDNDVFGTDYCIGFSTCVTRTIELTHRLRTSAGSHERFLVIEVFGRYAGFTSLLPTMAGAADRCVIPEHPVDVEHLTELLTLDHNRNPSRYSVVLVSEGARLTSQEGMSFESEETDMFGHRKLGGIGDKVASALKEYSPRYNNGRRIDVVSQRLGYLVRSGDPDALDSIVPMAFGNLALDLILKKQFGRLVSVHRGFYDSVSISSVTSEKKVVDVKKYYHTERLRPIYEFDGAPLLIMTSD from the coding sequence ATGGCGACCGACGTACGAACCATCGCGATTCTAACCGGCGGCGGCGACGTCCCCGGACTCAACCCGGCGATCCGAGCGATCACGATCCGCGCGCTGCGCGAAGGACACCGCGTCATCGGCGTCCGGCGCGGCTGGGCGGGACTCGTCGATTACAGTCGGGAGGCCGGCGCCGACAACTCCGCCAACGTGCGGGAGCTGTCGGAAGCCATCGTGAATCGCGCCGGCCGGACCGGCGGTACCTTCCTCCACACGTCGCGCATGCGGCCGAGCCATCTCCCGCGCGAGCGCATCCCGCCGCACCTCACCGGCTACGACCAGCCGATCAACGACATTACGAAGGACGTGCTCCGGAACCTCGAGCACATCGGCGTGGACGTGCTCATTCCGATCGGAGGGGACGACACGCTCAGCTACGCGAAGCGGCTGCACGATGAGGGCGTGCACATCGTCGCCATCCCGAAAACGATGGACAACGACGTGTTCGGCACCGACTACTGCATCGGCTTCAGCACCTGCGTCACGCGCACGATCGAGCTCACCCACCGGCTGCGCACGTCGGCGGGATCGCACGAGCGCTTTCTCGTCATCGAGGTGTTCGGCAGGTACGCCGGGTTCACGTCGCTCCTGCCGACGATGGCCGGCGCGGCCGACCGCTGCGTCATCCCGGAGCACCCGGTGGACGTCGAGCACCTCACCGAGCTGCTGACGCTGGATCACAACAGGAACCCGAGCAGGTACTCAGTGGTGCTGGTGTCGGAGGGCGCGCGGCTGACCTCGCAGGAAGGCATGAGCTTCGAGAGCGAGGAGACCGACATGTTCGGTCACCGCAAGCTCGGCGGCATCGGCGACAAGGTCGCGTCCGCGCTGAAGGAGTACTCGCCCAGGTACAACAACGGCCGCCGGATCGACGTCGTCAGCCAGCGGCTCGGCTACCTCGTGCGCTCGGGCGATCCGGACGCGCTCGACTCCATCGTGCCGATGGCGTTCGGCAATCTCGCGCTCGACCTCATTCTGAAGAAGCAGTTCGGCCGGCTGGTGAGTGTGCACCGCGGCTTCTACGACAGCGTGTCGATCTCGAGCGTGACGTCGGAGAAGAAAGTCGTCGACGTGAAGAAGTACTACCACACCGAGCGCCTGCGGCCCATCTACGAGTTCGACGGCGCGCCGCTGCTCATCATGACGAGTGACTGA
- a CDS encoding M14 family zinc carboxypeptidase has translation MTRRLFIAGSILIIAGCATIRRAPGTTDAPPCCTRDAFRAALADAGRYRNPGISTRRFTHREFWTAVDGSIRSPGAGVETIGQSVLGRDIRAVTFGNGPTRVLLWSQMHGDESTATMALADIFRFLSEADASPLRQRLLRDLTIVFVPMLNPDGAELFQRQNAAGIDVNRDARRLATPEARALKALRDAVQPQFGFNLHDQNARTRAGADGVASGIALLPPAYDEGKSYNEVRRRARLVAATLATAFAYEIPGRVAKYDDDYNARAFGDLMQQWGTSTVLIESGALPGDPQKQRLRALNFAGILLALDAIATRGYETADAGAYERLPFNEGGAFDLLVRGGHLVLPGKPPMQADLAINYDDAVARTGGRLREVGDLADVVAIDTIEAGGLYLYPAPDAMSITPAGPMLRLGAFAEIDVRRGPYPASDLVRRITEPAAQR, from the coding sequence ATGACAAGGCGTCTCTTCATTGCCGGTTCCATCCTGATAATCGCCGGCTGCGCGACGATCCGGCGCGCGCCCGGGACGACCGACGCTCCCCCCTGCTGCACGCGCGACGCGTTTCGCGCCGCGCTCGCGGACGCCGGCCGCTATCGCAATCCGGGGATCTCGACGCGGCGGTTCACGCATCGGGAGTTCTGGACCGCGGTCGACGGGTCCATCAGGTCTCCGGGCGCCGGCGTCGAGACCATCGGGCAATCCGTGCTCGGCCGCGACATCCGTGCCGTGACGTTTGGCAACGGCCCCACGCGCGTGCTGCTCTGGTCGCAGATGCACGGCGACGAGTCCACGGCGACGATGGCGCTCGCGGACATCTTTCGTTTCCTGTCCGAGGCGGACGCGTCACCGCTGCGCCAGCGGCTGTTGCGCGACCTGACGATCGTTTTCGTGCCGATGCTCAACCCGGACGGCGCCGAGCTCTTTCAGCGGCAGAACGCGGCGGGTATCGACGTCAATCGTGACGCGCGCCGTCTGGCGACGCCGGAAGCCCGCGCGCTCAAGGCGCTGCGGGACGCCGTGCAGCCGCAATTCGGGTTCAACCTGCATGATCAGAACGCGCGGACGCGCGCCGGCGCGGATGGCGTCGCGTCCGGCATCGCGCTGCTGCCCCCGGCATACGATGAAGGCAAGAGCTATAACGAAGTCCGGCGGCGTGCCCGGCTGGTCGCGGCCACTCTCGCGACGGCGTTCGCGTACGAGATTCCCGGACGTGTCGCCAAGTACGACGACGATTACAACGCGCGCGCGTTCGGCGACCTGATGCAGCAATGGGGCACGAGCACCGTGCTCATCGAGAGCGGCGCGCTGCCGGGCGATCCGCAGAAGCAGCGGCTGCGCGCGCTGAACTTCGCCGGCATCCTGTTGGCGCTGGACGCGATCGCGACGCGCGGCTACGAGACGGCGGACGCCGGCGCGTACGAGCGGCTGCCATTCAACGAAGGCGGTGCGTTCGACCTGCTCGTTCGCGGCGGCCACCTCGTGTTGCCGGGCAAGCCGCCGATGCAGGCGGACCTCGCGATCAACTACGACGACGCCGTCGCGCGGACGGGCGGCCGCCTGCGCGAAGTCGGCGACCTCGCCGATGTCGTGGCCATCGACACGATCGAGGCGGGCGGGCTGTATCTCTACCCCGCGCCGGATGCGATGAGCATTACGCCCGCTGGCCCGATGCTGCGGCTGGGCGCGTTCGCGGAGATCGACGTGCGTCGCGGCCCGTATCCGGCGAGCGACCTGGTGCGGCGCATCACGGAGCCGGCGGCGCAGCGATAA
- a CDS encoding VOC family protein, which yields MADNDHIHHEINYIEFEITDMVQAKRFYESAFDWKFNDYGPDYAGIQRGRGGEAGGLRLKSETATAGPLVILYSNDLATTVARVREAGGQITQEPFDFPGGRRFHFKDPSGNELAVWSDK from the coding sequence TTGGCTGACAACGATCATATCCATCACGAAATCAATTACATCGAATTCGAAATCACCGATATGGTCCAAGCGAAACGCTTTTACGAATCGGCGTTTGACTGGAAGTTCAACGACTACGGGCCGGACTACGCCGGGATTCAGAGAGGACGGGGTGGCGAGGCCGGCGGGCTGCGATTGAAATCGGAGACAGCGACGGCCGGTCCGCTGGTCATCCTGTACTCCAACGATCTTGCAACGACCGTTGCCAGGGTTCGTGAAGCGGGTGGGCAGATTACACAGGAGCCGTTCGACTTTCCCGGCGGCCGCCGGTTCCACTTCAAGGACCCGAGCGGCAACGAGCTCGCGGTCTGGTCTGACAAGTGA
- a CDS encoding RES family NAD+ phosphorylase yields the protein MSTRKLVDSAEEQALLEELIDGVKPPDRTGGRLHYLLFTPFRYPPLPHGSRFGGRRERGIWYGSIEQRGAFAEVAYYRLLFLEGTGAELGTVETALTAFIALVRTARGIDLAAPPFDAHRRAIASPTSYASSQALGAAMRSAGVEVFKYPSARDLAGGINVGVFAPSAFGSAKPKSFETWYCFASRERVEVVPGGYFKRDTHAFPRTQFLVRGVLPSPAL from the coding sequence GTGTCCACTCGCAAGCTCGTGGACTCCGCCGAGGAGCAGGCGCTGCTGGAGGAGCTGATCGACGGGGTGAAGCCGCCCGATCGCACCGGCGGGCGGCTGCATTATCTGCTGTTCACGCCGTTCCGCTATCCGCCGCTGCCGCACGGGTCGCGCTTCGGCGGCCGGCGCGAGCGCGGGATCTGGTACGGCTCTATCGAGCAGCGCGGCGCGTTCGCCGAAGTTGCGTACTACCGGCTCTTGTTTCTCGAGGGAACCGGAGCGGAGCTCGGTACAGTCGAGACCGCGCTCACCGCATTCATCGCGCTAGTGCGCACCGCGCGCGGCATCGATCTCGCCGCTCCGCCGTTCGACGCGCACCGCCGCGCGATCGCCTCGCCGACGAGCTACGCGTCGTCGCAGGCGCTTGGCGCCGCCATGCGAAGCGCGGGCGTCGAGGTCTTCAAGTATCCGTCGGCCCGTGACCTGGCGGGCGGCATCAACGTTGGTGTGTTCGCGCCGTCGGCGTTCGGCTCAGCGAAGCCGAAGTCGTTCGAGACCTGGTATTGCTTCGCGTCGCGCGAGCGGGTCGAGGTCGTGCCGGGCGGCTACTTCAAGCGCGACACGCACGCGTTTCCGCGCACGCAATTTCTCGTGCGGGGAGTGCTGCCTTCGCCGGCGTTATAG
- a CDS encoding MbcA/ParS/Xre antitoxin family protein, which produces MTDSILFHPASQADPASVVAKATISAAARLGVRNRQLAKIIGTSEASVSRLRSGRELDPDGKEGELALLFLRLYRSLDALVGGDDDKARAWLHADNDHLGGVPADRIRTVEGLVDVIQYLDAMRGRL; this is translated from the coding sequence ATGACAGACTCCATTCTCTTCCACCCGGCCTCCCAAGCCGACCCTGCCTCGGTCGTGGCCAAGGCGACGATCTCTGCTGCAGCGCGGCTCGGCGTCCGGAACAGGCAGCTCGCGAAGATCATCGGCACGAGCGAAGCGTCCGTATCGCGGCTGCGAAGCGGGCGGGAACTCGACCCGGACGGAAAGGAAGGCGAGCTCGCCCTGCTCTTCCTGCGCCTGTACCGCTCGCTCGACGCGCTCGTCGGCGGCGACGACGACAAAGCGAGAGCGTGGCTGCACGCCGACAACGACCACCTCGGCGGCGTCCCCGCCGATCGCATCCGCACCGTCGAGGGACTCGTAGATGTCATCCAATATCTGGACGCGATGCGCGGGCGACTCTGA
- a CDS encoding TetR family transcriptional regulator C-terminal domain-containing protein translates to MTNATKIRLLDAGLKMLLERGYNDMGIQALLDATGAPKGSFYHHFADKEDFALQVIDRYMQAVHAGLDQCLGDESRPPLERVRDFFERSSEKYVKDGSMGCLLGGVGQELSGTSDVFRRKIEECFEAIAAKIATCLSEACEQGDLPAGTDCERMADLLIDCWEGAALRMRLRRDPAPLEAMLDFYFRAATPV, encoded by the coding sequence ATGACTAACGCCACCAAAATCCGCCTGCTCGATGCCGGTCTCAAAATGCTGCTCGAGCGCGGCTACAACGACATGGGAATCCAGGCGCTGCTCGACGCGACCGGAGCTCCCAAAGGATCGTTTTATCACCACTTCGCCGACAAGGAAGACTTCGCGCTCCAGGTCATCGACCGCTACATGCAGGCAGTCCACGCCGGCCTGGATCAGTGTCTCGGCGACGAATCGCGGCCCCCGCTGGAGCGCGTGCGCGATTTCTTCGAGCGCTCGAGCGAGAAGTATGTGAAGGACGGCTCCATGGGATGTCTTCTGGGCGGCGTGGGCCAGGAACTGTCCGGGACCAGCGACGTGTTCCGGCGGAAGATCGAAGAGTGCTTCGAGGCGATCGCCGCAAAGATCGCCACCTGCCTCAGTGAGGCCTGCGAGCAGGGCGACCTTCCGGCCGGAACCGACTGCGAGCGGATGGCGGATCTGCTGATCGACTGTTGGGAAGGCGCCGCGCTCCGCATGCGGCTGCGGCGCGATCCTGCGCCACTAGAAGCGATGCTCGACTTCTATTTCCGGGCGGCGACGCCCGTGTGA
- a CDS encoding cupin domain-containing protein codes for MRHRTLPGRLLQAALFSLVVVSVAGSLVSAQAPAQEAALVLTAGDSQLQWGPCPPFLPAGCAIAVVHGDPSKDNVDVFFKVPAKSILPLHWHTSAERMVLLAGELHVTYDGQAPILLRPGSYAYGPAKLPHSGVCASAVPCVLFIAFESPLDAVAVETAVRQP; via the coding sequence ATGCGTCATCGCACTCTGCCCGGCCGCCTGTTGCAGGCGGCGCTGTTTTCCCTGGTCGTTGTAAGCGTCGCGGGCTCGCTTGTAAGTGCGCAGGCTCCCGCGCAGGAGGCGGCGCTGGTGCTGACCGCCGGGGACTCGCAGCTCCAGTGGGGACCGTGCCCTCCGTTCCTGCCAGCTGGATGCGCCATCGCCGTGGTGCACGGCGACCCCTCGAAGGACAACGTCGACGTGTTCTTCAAGGTGCCGGCCAAGTCGATCCTGCCGCTGCACTGGCACACTTCGGCGGAGCGGATGGTGCTGCTCGCCGGCGAGCTACACGTGACCTACGATGGCCAAGCGCCAATCCTACTCCGGCCGGGTAGCTATGCGTACGGTCCGGCGAAGCTGCCGCACAGCGGCGTGTGCGCGAGCGCCGTCCCGTGCGTTCTCTTCATCGCCTTTGAATCACCGCTGGATGCGGTGGCGGTCGAGACCGCGGTGAGGCAGCCGTAA
- a CDS encoding methyltransferase domain-containing protein, protein MTEAVEAQASLEAELKDEILRMYQEVADNPRSEFHFYHGREAAELFDYPADWLDRAPAEAVASFAGVGNPHLRSDLKPGETVLDLGSGAGLDSIVAGWQVGPTGSVIGVDLNPAMCRKAQTNAAAAGTSMDCRSGSMEDIPLPDASVDVALSNGVINLSFRKRRVIEELFRVLRPGGRLSITDIVSAKQLSQSIVNDPKLWAS, encoded by the coding sequence ATGACTGAAGCTGTCGAAGCGCAGGCTTCGCTCGAGGCCGAGCTGAAGGACGAGATCCTTCGCATGTATCAGGAGGTCGCGGACAATCCGCGCAGCGAGTTTCACTTCTATCACGGTCGAGAGGCCGCCGAGCTGTTCGATTACCCGGCGGACTGGCTGGATCGCGCGCCCGCCGAAGCGGTCGCGTCCTTCGCGGGCGTCGGCAATCCGCATCTCCGGAGCGACCTGAAGCCGGGCGAGACGGTGCTCGACCTCGGCAGCGGCGCCGGGCTCGATTCGATCGTGGCCGGCTGGCAAGTCGGTCCGACGGGAAGCGTGATCGGCGTCGACCTGAATCCGGCGATGTGCCGCAAAGCGCAAACCAACGCCGCCGCCGCGGGCACTTCGATGGATTGCCGGTCCGGCAGCATGGAGGATATTCCGCTCCCCGACGCGTCGGTGGACGTGGCGCTGTCGAACGGCGTCATCAACCTCTCGTTCCGCAAGCGGCGCGTGATCGAGGAACTGTTCCGCGTCCTGCGACCGGGGGGCCGGCTGTCGATCACCGACATCGTCAGCGCCAAGCAGCTCTCGCAATCCATCGTGAACGACCCCAAGCTCTGGGCCAGCTGA
- a CDS encoding DinB family protein — protein sequence MKRPLFRIPLATLVLMLAAQSSALAQAPKEQYIADFERMRTSVLAMVDSMPAAGLRTAPTPGVRDFAEQIEHIVVGNVNLIASGIDADRTPLGIEKEVYLNDKAELKRFVNIGFDRVRDMLNALSQEDLATEGRLFGRIPLPKWQIIKVAVEHGIWTLGATVPYVRLQGGTPHSFNLVPAAN from the coding sequence ATGAAGCGCCCGCTGTTTCGAATCCCGCTCGCCACGCTCGTGCTCATGCTCGCGGCGCAGTCGTCCGCGCTCGCCCAAGCGCCGAAGGAGCAGTACATCGCCGACTTCGAGCGCATGCGTACGAGCGTGCTCGCCATGGTCGACTCGATGCCGGCCGCCGGCCTGCGCACCGCGCCCACGCCGGGCGTGCGCGACTTCGCCGAGCAGATCGAGCACATCGTGGTCGGCAACGTGAACCTGATCGCGTCGGGGATCGACGCCGACCGGACGCCGCTCGGCATCGAGAAAGAGGTCTACCTCAACGACAAGGCGGAGCTCAAGCGATTCGTCAACATTGGCTTCGATCGCGTGCGCGACATGCTCAATGCGCTGTCGCAGGAGGATCTTGCCACTGAGGGCCGCCTGTTCGGAAGAATCCCGCTACCGAAATGGCAGATCATCAAGGTGGCGGTCGAGCACGGCATCTGGACACTCGGCGCGACGGTGCCATACGTCCGCCTGCAGGGCGGCACTCCGCACTCGTTCAATCTCGTACCGGCGGCCAATTAG
- a CDS encoding helix-turn-helix transcriptional regulator yields the protein MKKARLENRLKVARAEHGLSQGELARIAGVTRQTISSIETGQYLPSALLAFVLADCLGKRVDELFTLSEE from the coding sequence ATGAAGAAAGCCCGACTGGAGAACCGGTTAAAGGTAGCGCGCGCGGAGCACGGTCTCTCGCAGGGAGAGCTCGCGCGGATCGCCGGCGTCACGCGCCAGACCATCAGCTCGATCGAGACGGGCCAGTACCTCCCCTCGGCGCTGCTCGCGTTCGTGCTCGCCGACTGTCTCGGAAAACGTGTCGACGAGCTGTTCACCCTGTCAGAGGAATGA